The genomic DNA tatatACTCCTTTTTACCAAAGTCagagatttgagttttgtttttgtttccgtTCAAAATCTGGGTGAGAAGATTCAAAAAtagagaaggaggaagagaatagagagatttgtttaaagtaaatattttgattgtttatgggAATACCTGATGGTTCACTGCTAGATCTAATTGTTAAGGTTAGGTCTTGGATAACTTCGGATTCAAGTGATTCTTTCTCCTTGTCATCTAAACAAGACTTTGGAATTATGCCTATCGTTTCCAAAATGTGTCATGACTGTGGAACCAAGCTTGACCAAGGATTTTGTTGTCTTGGCTGTGGTTGTTGTTGGTGCAAGAGTTGTTGTTTCTCTGACTCTTGTGATACAGAAGAGAGGATTAAGCTTTGCAGAGAATGTGATGGTGAGGTTCATGAGTTAAGGGGTAAGAGCTATGATAAGGTTCATCCCAGGGATAGCCCTGATCCGCCTTCTTCCCTCGCTGCTGATGAAAGCGAGAGTCTTCTTGCTTCCAGTCTTGAAATCCGTGATTGTAGGAACATGGCTTCTATTCGTTGCTATCCTAGCAGGTATGTTTTGGTctaaaagattcaatttttatgtTCAATCACGAGTCTTTGAACATGTTGGAGTAAGTAAGTGTGtgaattattattgtttgtttgcaggGGAGAGGAAGACGAGGGAAGATATAAACAGTTCTTAAGCCCTTCGAGTGAATACAATCAGGACAGTTCAGATATAGAGTCGGGTAGTGTTAGTGCTAGACATGAGCAATTTAGTTGTAAATCTTCTGCTGGTTCCAGTCCTCACGACAGTCCATTAAGGAACAATTTTAGTCCTCTTGGGCGCTTTGTACAGCACGCCAAAGACCTAAGCCCTACTGTTGGTTCAtttgatcatcatcaccaagaacaacaacaacaacttatgGCTGGTGATTTAGCTAAGTCAGGTCAGGGGGCATTGGATCCAGAAGAtcacgaggaagaagaggataagTTGCAACAGCCGTTGGATTTTGAGAACAACGGCCGCATCTGGTATCCTCCACCTCCAGAAGATGAGAATGATGACGCTGAGAGTAATTACTTTCaatatgatgatgaagacgatgataTTGGGGACTCTGCTACCGAGTTTTCATTGAGTAGTAGCTTTTCTAGCCACATTCCGACAAGAGAAAAATTAGGAGAAAACAGCAATGAACCTCTTCGAATTGTGGTGCATGACCACTTTAGAGCTCTTGTTGCAGAGTTATTGCGTGGGGAGGAGCTTTGTCCATTGGATGATGGCAATGCTGCAGACTGGATTGATATTGTCACTGCTTTAGCGTGGCAGGCTGCGAATTTTGTAAAGCCGGATACTCGTGCTGGCGGTAGTATGGATCCCGGGAATtatgtgaaaataaaatgtgtagCATCTGGAAATCAAAATGaaaggtatattttttttgtcaggaCCTCTTCCTTTCAAATTCTTGACACTTTTCAACTCTTTAGTATTATCCTCTGGCTGATAGTTACTAATTGAATACCTTGTTTCTGCAGCATTCTCATCAGGGGAATAGTGTGTAGCAAGAACATTACGCATAAGCGAATGACCTCTCAGTACAAAAATCCTAGGGTGCTTCTTTTAGCTGGATCTCTTGAGTATCAGAGAGTTGCAGGCCAATTAGCATCCTTTAACACGTTGCTTCAACAGGTTGGTGTTTTACTGTTTCTTTATGATGAACTCTGATTAAAAAGTTGaacaaaactgatttttttttttgtgttggacAGGAAGATGAACATATGAAGGCGATAATAGCAAAGATTGAGTCTCTTCGTCCTAATGTTCTGCTGGTAGAGAAAAGTGCTTCTTCATATGCCCAGCAATACCTTCTAGAGAAGGAAATTTCATTGGTGCTCAATGTGAAAAGGTCATTGCTGGACCGTATAGCTCGTTGCACCGGTGCTGTTATTTGCCCCTCAGTAGATAGTATTAGTACTGCTCGATTGGGGCATTGTGAGCTGTTCCGGACTGAGAGAGTGTTGGAGCAACATGAAGCTGGCAACCAGTCAAACAGAAAACCATCAAGGACATTGATGTACTTTGAAGGGTGTCCTAAGCGCCTAGGTTGCACGGTATGCTTAAAAGCTTGAACCTTTGTGGCTAAGAAGTTCACCAGTTCGTCATTCTCAAATTGATTAGACTTTTCTTGAAACTTGTGCAGGTTGTACTTAGGGGAAGTTGTCGCGAGGAGCTGAAAAAGGTTAAGCACGTTATTCAGTACGCAGTATTTGCAGCTTATCATTTATCATTGGAGACATCATTCCTTGCGGACGAAGGTGCTTCTCTGCCTAAAGTTAAACTGAAGCAACCGGGGATGGTGCGGACAGCATCTCAGAGGAGAATAATTGATGAAGGCATTTCTTTAATAACTCAATCTCCTACAAAAACTGATGGTCAAGCTTTGATTGATACACCTGCACATGAAGATGAAATAACAGCCCCAATGCCGGAGCATGAAGTTTGTGAATCATTGTGCGAGGATTTTGATCCTAGTCAGATATTCCCACTGTCTTCTGAAGTTGAGACTGAACAATCTGATGCCCTGAATGATGTTTTTTCCAATAATTTGGTAACAAGATCATATTCGTCGAATCAGTTAAATGATATGCAAGAACATACTCTCTGCGTGAGTAGTGAAATCCCTGAAACACCAACTCAACTGcagagaagtgaagaagagaacagcagaaatgaagaagaaaaccaGTTAGTGAACACTCAAGATTTGTCACAACATGAGAGattcgatgaagatgatgtttcCAGCGAATATTTCTCTGCTGCAGACTCTCATCAAAGCATACTGGTCTCATTTTCTAGCCGTTGTGTTCTGAAAGAATCAGTATGTGAACGCTCACGACTCTTGCGGATTAAGTTCTATGGATCATTTGATAAACCTCTCGGAAGATACTTGAAAGATGATCTTTTCGATAAGGTAACTCTTTTATCTAaaatgtttaatccactctttTCGTCTTTCATAAGAGCCATAAAATAAGCTATACTCTTCTGTTTCTTGTCTCGTGACAGAATTCAAGTTGTAGATCCTGCAAGGAGCTGGTTGATGCCCATGTTCTCTGCTATTCTCATCAGAATGGAAACCTTACTATCAATGTTAGACGTCTCCCTTCCATGAAGCTTCCTGGTGAACAAGATGGGAAGATATGGATGTGGCATCGCTGCTTAAGATGTGCACATGAAGATGGAGTCCCACCTGCTACTCGTAGAATTGTTATGTCTGATGCTGCTTGGGGACTGTCTTTTGGAAAGTTTCTGGAACTTAGCTTTTCAAATCATGCAACTGCGAATCGTGTTGCATCTTGTGGCCATTCACTTCAGAGAGACTGCCTTCGATTCTATGGGTAAACTTTGTTTAATCTCACTCTTTAGCGTTATCTTAAAGTTGTTGAAGcactaataaaattatgattttttgtaGATTTGGGAATATGGTTGCGTTCTTTAGATATTCTCCCATCAATATACTTACTGTCCTCCTACCTCCATCAATGTTGGAATTCAACAGCCATCCTCAACCGGAGTGGATACGGACAGAAGCTGCCGAGGtagatttaaagaaaaattttaagGCTCTTTTTGTTGTGTCAGATTTTGGAAACGCAAATCTCATATACATTTTGTTTGTGCATTTGGACAGCTTGCTGGTAAAATGAGGACTATGTATGGGGAGATATCTGGTATGCTCAACCGTATGGAAGAAAAAAGCAGTTTGCTTGAACCTGAACAATCTGAAGCCTCTGATCTGCAGAGTCGTATCCTGGGGTTAAAAGATCAACTCGTTAAGGAAAAAGATGAATATGATGTGAGTATCCGATTCTTTTGCTTCTGTTTTCCCTTGTTGAATTTGCTATTGATGGTATCTTTCCTCATCATGAACAGGACGCACTGCAACCTATATTTGTGgaggatcttcaagttcaaGGGAGTTTGGATATTCTAGAGCTGAATCGACTAAGACGGGCACTCATGATTGGTGCTCATGCTTGGGATCATCAGCTTTACTTGTTAAACTCTCAACTCAAGAAAGCATATGTCTGTAAAACTGGTGACGGCAATGCTTCTCGGAATCCAGAGGTGCATGATGCTCCAAAGATTGATCATAGACAGCAGGAAGGTCAAAAAGATGGGGAAGAAAAAGCACATACTGATTCAGAAGCTAATGGTGATAACAAAGATACAGATAACATGCTTTCACCTGGCACTTCTCTGTCTGAGAGGATAGATTCAGCGTGGTTGGGCTCGTTTCAGAATCTTGAGAAAGCCGAGACCATTGCTAACACAGAAGGGTTCTCAGCTGCTAATTCTCCTCTCCGGAGGCTTGCTAGGCCAATCCGGGTCCAGTCTTTTGATTCAGCTATACGATTTCAAGAACGGATCCAAAAAGGTTGGCCACCGTCTTCTTTGTATCTCTCGACACTAAGGTCTTTCCACGCTTCTGGCGAGTACAGGAATATGGTGAGAGACCCTGTCTCAAATGTGATGAGGACTTACTCTCAAATGTTGCCGTTGGAAGTACAGAAGTTGGATCTGATTGTCGGTTCAGTGCCTACATACATCTCTTCAGCATCTCAAATGGCTGATGGAGCGCGGATGCTGATTCCTCAACGGGGACTTAATGATATCGTGGTTCCTgtatatgatgatgatccaGCAAGTGTTGTGTCTTATGCTATCAACTCCAAGGAGTATAAGGAGTGGATCGTTAACAGAGGTAttactactagtagtagtagcaaCAACTTGAATAATAGAGAGTCTGAACCTTCCACGTTCTCGACTTGGCGTTCTCTGTCGATGGATGTTGATTACATTCAACACGCGGTGTATGGATCTTCCCAAGACGATAAAAAGTCTCCACATTTGACCATTTCTTTCAGCGACCGTGCTACTTCATCCTCTAGTGCAACTGAAGGTAAAGTGAAGTTCTCTGTGACGTGTTATTTTGCAACGCAGTTTGAGACTCTGAGAAAGACGTGCTGTCCGAGCGAAGTGGACTTTGTGAGATCTTTGAGTCGGTGCCAGAGATGGTCTGCACAGGGAGGGAAAAGCAATGTTTACTTTGCTAAGTCATTGGACGAGAGGTTCATTATAAAACAAGTTGTCAAAACCGAGCTGGATTCTTTCGAGGATTTTGCACCTGAATACTTCAAATATTTGAAGGAGTCACTCAGTTCCGGGAGCCCCACTTGTCTTGCTAAGATTCTTGGTATTTACCAGGTAAGTTACAATATAGGGCATGTAAACTTGTGGGACTTTGTAATGGAGTACTTTGAGCATGTAAATAATTGATTGTAAATGCTATGGGTTGCAGGTTTCAATCAAACACCCGAAAGGTGGAAAAGAGACGAAAATGGATTTGATGGTGATGGAGAATCTCTTCTACAACAGAAGAATATCTAGGATCTATGATCTCAAGGGATCTGCACGGTCACGGTACAATCCAAACACATCGGGAACAGACAAAGTTTTGTTGGACATGAATCTGCTTGAGACACTGCGCACAGAACCTATATTTCTTGGTAGCAAGGCCAAGAGAAGCTTGGAAAGAGCCATATGGAACGACACAAACTTCTTGGCTGTAAGTGATTTCATTACCAGCAactcattttgtttctttacatgTTTTGATTAATCTGTTTTGCTGATTATCCATCCTCTTGTGGTTAGTCTGTGGATGTAATGGACTATTCATTGCTGGTTGGGTTCGACGAAGAGCGTAAGGAGTTGGTTCTTGGGATCATCGACTTCATGAGACAGTACACATGGGACAAGCACCTTGAGACATGGGTCAAAGCCTCAGGCATTTTGGGTGGACCTAAGAACGCTTCTCCAACCATAGTCTCACCAAAACAGTATAAGAGGAGGTTTAGAAAGGCCATGACCACTTATTTTCTCACTGTTCCTGAGCCATGGACCACTTGAgtggaaaaatgaaaaacatttttcatcATTCTTTTGTTTACTGACTGATTCCAATTTGTTCTtctcaaaaattctcaaaaaaaaaaaaaaaaagggaaattggTTTAACAGACATACAGGTTCGAACCTGACTGattgatttatcttttttttttttttggtgtgtctCTCTGAGTCTGGAGAATTGTATATTGTAATTATCGGCCAAACTAAAGCCCCccaaattgaaagaaaaaaatactaatgatTTGCCTTTATCTTATGTCTcctcttttgttcttcattcATCCTATTTTAAACAGAAAACTGATTGTGACACAAAGTCATGTTGCAGTAACAAAAGAGTTAAGAACATTGTGCTTCACTGTGTTTAACAAAAGACTTGCTTCTGTCATCTTCATTAAACTCAACTAaagataataatactaataataataataataataatataggaaaacaaataaaaattacaggTCTTCTGCTTTGCTCTTTTCGAGAAATTTAACCCTTTTCtgcaaccaaaaatataaatgagaattttcttgaaacaattcaaattttatcttccacttgttaatttttttttttttttttgatcaaaccacttgttaaattatatgtatatttgtcTTAATTTAGGATAGATCCTAGAAGAATCCTAGAAGAAGTTGTAACACAAGCAAGAAACACGTTTGTTTCCTAGTGGCAACTTTCGtaataaaagaaacaagaaacatggCTTGTGAAACGGATCGATGTTTCAACATAAATAAAGTAAGATCAAAGCATTTTAAAAGAAGTGATCACCTCTTCATGTGATTTgacaccttcttcttcaatctcaaagCTGCTTTCTCCATTACGAAGCAAATGTTGTCTCTGATGAATCAAACCACTTGGTATGTTAAGGAGACAAAGTGCTGCAATCTTGTTGGAGAAATCAGAGCCACCACTCGCTTTCCTCAGTTTCTCAACTTTCCACTTTGGTAACTTCAACGTCACGCTACTCACTTGTCTCTCTTCATCATGATCAACctcctcattcttcttcattacCGAGAGATCAGACGATGATCTACGAGACAACTTTAGATTCTCTAGCCTCTCCTTCGCACTTATCTGAATTCCCGACCGAACCCTTCTTGGGGTTCTCTCTTTCCATGTTCTGCCATGTGGGTTACCATGATTACTATTAGAAAGATTCCAACTTTAAATACCTAAAACCAAGAGAACAAAAAATTGAGGAATATAATATACAGTACCTTGGAAGTTCCACCATGAAGTAAAGCCTTTTGGATTCCAAATTTTGGTGTGGCTCTAAGGGCTTTGCTCTGATCCCAAATTGTTTCACAGCTTCGGATTCCAAGAGAACGTATCCGGGAAAATCTTTAACAACCGTACCAGCTTTCACAGGCGTCTTCAGCTTGAAACTCTCACCATTGATGTTCATGACTTTCGCTGTTTTCTTGCTTCCCAAGCTATTACCCATTTGAGAATGTTGTTATTATGTAGGTTTACCAAAACTGTGAGCTTGCTTTTTAAGTCCACCAAAAAGAGAGATGGAAATGTTAAGAGCTCAGTAGTTCAAGgtgggtgttgtgttagatcaGATCATTATAGATTGTGGATTGATTTATGGTTGGTTGCTGATGGTAGTGAACCatttttttagtcaacaaaatgccaaatcttaaaaattatttaaaacaatggGAAGACAAAGTTACGTCGCATTTCACTATCAATCTTTTGGAACTTTTGTGACCAATGTTTTTAGGAAAATGACTCTTTGCGTTAATCACTCCGATTAATCTGGAAAAGTTACGTTGTTTGAAAACACATTTGTTTTCACAAAGGAACGTGAATAGATTTTGACTTTTAAcgaattggaaaacaaaaactgatttgatttctctttccaCGAATAGTAACTACTGCACGTGAACCAATCCCGTGAACCAATCCCGTGAACCTAAGAAATAGACCTTATTAAAAATCATATGGATCTTGAATTAACgaatttgtatttttacaaaattaacgAATCAATACAAAGGTGAGTGAGTaagaaagagtttgattctCGTTACTCTTTCAACTCCACCCTTACCAAACTAGTctttcaaaaactcaaaataaaacaaaagaacataataaACAGATCAATAGAAACAGCCagcaaaattaaattatgttaatGGCTATTTAGAGTGATGCTAAATTTTTTGATGATTTACGGAGAAGCTCTAGTAGAGAGTTAGCTTTCCGCTTAGCTCTCTCTGTACCGTCTCTTGATAGTTCCATCAACGGAACAACCGCTCCGAGTCTACCAATGGAGATTAGTTTTTCGGTATCTCTCTTGCAAAGAGACAGCAGTATCGAAGCTGCGTTCTCTCGGTTTCTCGGTTGATCCTTCTGGAGACAATCTATCAAAGTCGGTATCACGCTGGCTCTCAAAATCGCAGCTTTCGCGTCTTGGTTAGTAGCTAGAACTGAGAGTATTGTCAACGCTTCTTCAGCCATCCTGAGGCTCGAGTCAGTTAGCATATTCACTAATGGCTTTACAATACCGGCTCTAACCGCTCTGCCTTTGTTTCCCTGATAAATACACAAGTTAAACAGAGCCGTAGCTGCGTCTTTCTTCCCTCTTGCGCTTCCGTTCTCAAGCAGACTCACTAAGGCCAGTATCGCACCCGATGCGCCTATAATGATCTTGTTCTCATCAGCTAACGAAAGGCTAAAGAGAGTAGCTGCAGCATTTTCTTTAGCTTCCATGGTTCCCGCTCGGAGGACTTGCACTATAGATGTGACTGCTCCTGCAAGCATGATCAGTTCTTTGTTGTGTTCGTATATAGAGAGGTTAAGAATGCAAGTGACAGCATTTTCCTGCGTTTCAGTGTCATCCGAGGTCAAAAGATTGACCAAAACAGGGATGGCTCCTGCTTCTGCAATCAGAATTCGGTTGTCCGTATTTCGTTTTGAAAGAGAGCGGAGTTCAGAAACCGCGCTTCTGCGGTCTTCGATTGATCGGGTAGAGAGCTTGCGAACCAATGCCCGGATCGCTGACATGTCTCCACTTAGATCACGGAAAGAGCCATCACAGTTTTTGGTCCTACCGTTCATATAACCACCTGGCTGCTCAATGTTGTGCTTCGTGCACCACTGAGAGATCAGGCTTCTGAGAACATAGTTTGGAGTAAGAGTAAAGTTTTCGAGTTTCTGCTGGGTCTTTGGACATCTCAGATTTCCACAGTCTATCCATCTTTGTATATACGACCTCTCATATGTCTGTCAAGGAAGAGGAGATATCAAAGTTAACGTTTTAAATCAACAACCATAAGCCAGCACTAtgtaaaagttttgatttttaaaatcagaCCTGTCCTGTGGAAACAATAGCAGGATCCTTCATCAGTTCCAGAGATATTGGACAAAGAAAATCCTCTGGGATAGTGAGGTTATCCGATTTCTTTGAGTCGTCAGTGTTCTTGGTAACAGCTTTCTCTAATCTCTCATCATCAGCATCCTTTGATAAAAAGAAGGCCAAGGAAACTGAAGAGCTCTTCCCAGGAGGCGGTGATTCAGATTTCTTCACATCTGCTAAAGGAACGTTGGAATACACTGTTTCTGGAATACTATCCAGCTTTTCAGTAACTTTGCTCTTTGTATTGCTTGAAGCATCTTTCACCATTGGCTCAGATAGAGCACTCGAGAACTTTTTCGAATTTAAAGACCCATATCTCTGCATTGCTCTTCTTAACTGTAATCTTGCTAGTTCCACCTGATCACAAGTAAAAACACCCTTCTAAACAACTCCACTCCAAAATGTCGTTATACAACTCTGCATATATACTCATgaacaaactttttttgtacCTGTTCACGGACTTCGTCAGAGATATCATATCGATCATAAGGCAAATTGCCTAATGCTTTCTCCAACTTCCAAGTAACGCATTGGAACTGAAAAGAGATTCTCTTGGCTGCTCCTTCCTTCAATCAAGAATGACATCCCAGAAtgtcaaacaacaatcaatagcTTTCAATCTAAAAGACTAAAATCAACATCGTCTTGCAACTCATAGCTATGATAAAATACATTGAATAGATCTAAGATAATACATTGACTTAATAATCCTCAGAGCAGAACGTTAATTTCTTTTCCGGCGTGTTTCCATATACAAAGGCTTCATGAGTTCGATTCCAttacgaagaagatgaaagaagtCAGTTTGTTTTAAGAAATGCTTACAGAGGACTCGCGAGCTTGGAAACTAGTAGCTGAGGACAAGAGACGCTTCGCGGCTTGAAGTCCCACAACAAGATCAGACCACCAATCACATTCACTAGAACTCAAAGAAGACGAAGCATCAGATTCCTCCGGCGTCGGAGAATCCCTAATCTCCTCAATCAAATGCGTCAACAGACCAACTCGTCGAGCGAGATCGGTACAATCCTTCTTAAACACACCTGAATTCACCGGAATCTCAACGATTTCGTTGATAAGACCGATCAGAGAAGCGGGAGTGATAGCTCCTCCAGCCATTACGCCGTCGCATACGGTGGCTGCGCCGAATTCGAATTTTGGGACTCCGCTcgctcctctctctctttgactcGGATGTGTCGAGAATTGTAATCGCTGGCTTTTTTATGTATCCCAACGAAGCCCATGTGGCTAAAGAAGAAGAGTCCTTATTACGACACCGTTTTAATCAAAGTCCAAAAATTGTTTTTCAATatctatttgattttattttttttaataatgtttttagataatatttattacattaatacaaaaataatacaatagAACAAAACTAGATAATTGAGAGGCGAGATTCGCGGTGTAAgtagatagaagaagaagatgatacagTTGTCAATTGTCAtataaaattcaattattatgattttttttgtaattatggaaacaaaactttataatatactattatataGAAACGAACcatactttttttaaaaattcaacaaaaaaaatagagttttatatttattttaggaaatgGTTTGTTGCGTGCGTGGTTGTAAAGCCGACCCTATATTTTAGTTGTATTGAAACTGTATTCTAATGAGGTTGTAAGGAATAAAAGAATTGGCCAATGATATATAATTGGTATAGTCTTCTTAATCTCGAatagtaattaattagttaatagTGTTTTATCTATGACATGGGAAAAAACTAAGATAAGACTTCACTTTATGTAtatactagatattcacccgcggtacatcgcggaactattttttttgtttagaaatacaaaataaaatttctttattatattaactatatatatgtatataatatattttgtattttttaatcgtactatagttttacatcaatacATTCTGTAGTGTATAATTTTCATTGTCTACATGTAatggtttattatatacaatttAGGATATCCTTattattcattaaatttaattgagtcgacaaatatatttttttgtgatttttctttttcatttacaatgtcgagataatagtattacataatatattatattttataattatatgagtatactataatttgactttgtaattttggttgttttatctctatatcatttaacacttttgtatttatagttgtgcaaGTCGATTAAAATGGTGaagtgtttttttgtaaagtttgatttatatcaattgtttcTTATTAGTATGGATCAAAAAtctacatattaatatattagctacTGAAAAACACTTCGGTGAagaaggaaatttttttttaacagtttgtGTCAGTTCATACcccactttttaaaaataaattgaagttATTATCAACAGTTTAATCACTTGGCTttcaaacacatgaaaataagttattaccaacatttttttagagaattgattaattaaatataaaatatttaatgttaatagGTGTTGGTCtacttttggaaatttgaataggagaaaatcttcttaaattagattccaaatttgatattatttaaaataaaaaataattataaaactaatattaatagcatgattgtaaataagttcaaactctaggatttatttcataaatctctccaaaaatatatatatagatatatatatatatgcatattgaTATAGTCTTCTTAATCTCGAATG from Camelina sativa cultivar DH55 chromosome 7, Cs, whole genome shotgun sequence includes the following:
- the LOC104701755 gene encoding uncharacterized protein At1g66480, which codes for MGNSLGSKKTAKVMNINGESFKLKTPVKAGTVVKDFPGYVLLESEAVKQFGIRAKPLEPHQNLESKRLYFMVELPRTWKERTPRRVRSGIQISAKERLENLKLSRRSSSDLSVMKKNEEVDHDEERQVSSVTLKLPKWKVEKLRKASGGSDFSNKIAALCLLNIPSGLIHQRQHLLRNGESSFEIEEEGVKSHEEKRVKFLEKSKAEDL
- the LOC104701754 gene encoding putative 1-phosphatidylinositol-3-phosphate 5-kinase FAB1C, coding for MGIPDGSLLDLIVKVRSWITSDSSDSFSLSSKQDFGIMPIVSKMCHDCGTKLDQGFCCLGCGCCWCKSCCFSDSCDTEERIKLCRECDGEVHELRGKSYDKVHPRDSPDPPSSLAADESESLLASSLEIRDCRNMASIRCYPSRGEEDEGRYKQFLSPSSEYNQDSSDIESGSVSARHEQFSCKSSAGSSPHDSPLRNNFSPLGRFVQHAKDLSPTVGSFDHHHQEQQQQLMAGDLAKSGQGALDPEDHEEEEDKLQQPLDFENNGRIWYPPPPEDENDDAESNYFQYDDEDDDIGDSATEFSLSSSFSSHIPTREKLGENSNEPLRIVVHDHFRALVAELLRGEELCPLDDGNAADWIDIVTALAWQAANFVKPDTRAGGSMDPGNYVKIKCVASGNQNESILIRGIVCSKNITHKRMTSQYKNPRVLLLAGSLEYQRVAGQLASFNTLLQQEDEHMKAIIAKIESLRPNVLLVEKSASSYAQQYLLEKEISLVLNVKRSLLDRIARCTGAVICPSVDSISTARLGHCELFRTERVLEQHEAGNQSNRKPSRTLMYFEGCPKRLGCTVVLRGSCREELKKVKHVIQYAVFAAYHLSLETSFLADEGASLPKVKLKQPGMVRTASQRRIIDEGISLITQSPTKTDGQALIDTPAHEDEITAPMPEHEVCESLCEDFDPSQIFPLSSEVETEQSDALNDVFSNNLVTRSYSSNQLNDMQEHTLCVSSEIPETPTQLQRSEEENSRNEEENQLVNTQDLSQHERFDEDDVSSEYFSAADSHQSILVSFSSRCVLKESVCERSRLLRIKFYGSFDKPLGRYLKDDLFDKNSSCRSCKELVDAHVLCYSHQNGNLTINVRRLPSMKLPGEQDGKIWMWHRCLRCAHEDGVPPATRRIVMSDAAWGLSFGKFLELSFSNHATANRVASCGHSLQRDCLRFYGFGNMVAFFRYSPINILTVLLPPSMLEFNSHPQPEWIRTEAAELAGKMRTMYGEISGMLNRMEEKSSLLEPEQSEASDLQSRILGLKDQLVKEKDEYDDALQPIFVEDLQVQGSLDILELNRLRRALMIGAHAWDHQLYLLNSQLKKAYVCKTGDGNASRNPEVHDAPKIDHRQQEGQKDGEEKAHTDSEANGDNKDTDNMLSPGTSLSERIDSAWLGSFQNLEKAETIANTEGFSAANSPLRRLARPIRVQSFDSAIRFQERIQKGWPPSSLYLSTLRSFHASGEYRNMVRDPVSNVMRTYSQMLPLEVQKLDLIVGSVPTYISSASQMADGARMLIPQRGLNDIVVPVYDDDPASVVSYAINSKEYKEWIVNRGITTSSSSNNLNNRESEPSTFSTWRSLSMDVDYIQHAVYGSSQDDKKSPHLTISFSDRATSSSSATEGKVKFSVTCYFATQFETLRKTCCPSEVDFVRSLSRCQRWSAQGGKSNVYFAKSLDERFIIKQVVKTELDSFEDFAPEYFKYLKESLSSGSPTCLAKILGIYQVSIKHPKGGKETKMDLMVMENLFYNRRISRIYDLKGSARSRYNPNTSGTDKVLLDMNLLETLRTEPIFLGSKAKRSLERAIWNDTNFLASVDVMDYSLLVGFDEERKELVLGIIDFMRQYTWDKHLETWVKASGILGGPKNASPTIVSPKQYKRRFRKAMTTYFLTVPEPWTT
- the LOC104701756 gene encoding U-box domain-containing protein 10, giving the protein MAGGAITPASLIGLINEIVEIPVNSGVFKKDCTDLARRVGLLTHLIEEIRDSPTPEESDASSSLSSSECDWWSDLVVGLQAAKRLLSSATSFQARESSEGAAKRISFQFQCVTWKLEKALGNLPYDRYDISDEVREQVELARLQLRRAMQRYGSLNSKKFSSALSEPMVKDASSNTKSKVTEKLDSIPETVYSNVPLADVKKSESPPPGKSSSVSLAFFLSKDADDERLEKAVTKNTDDSKKSDNLTIPEDFLCPISLELMKDPAIVSTGQTYERSYIQRWIDCGNLRCPKTQQKLENFTLTPNYVLRSLISQWCTKHNIEQPGGYMNGRTKNCDGSFRDLSGDMSAIRALVRKLSTRSIEDRRSAVSELRSLSKRNTDNRILIAEAGAIPVLVNLLTSDDTETQENAVTCILNLSIYEHNKELIMLAGAVTSIVQVLRAGTMEAKENAAATLFSLSLADENKIIIGASGAILALVSLLENGSARGKKDAATALFNLCIYQGNKGRAVRAGIVKPLVNMLTDSSLRMAEEALTILSVLATNQDAKAAILRASVIPTLIDCLQKDQPRNRENAASILLSLCKRDTEKLISIGRLGAVVPLMELSRDGTERAKRKANSLLELLRKSSKNLASL